The proteins below are encoded in one region of Aquisphaera giovannonii:
- a CDS encoding RNA ligase family protein: protein MGSSRDTFVKYPRTPHLFGSRGTDDDRHMGEAESLRFLADESLIVEEKLDGTNVGIHFSGGGELVLQCRGHLIAEGMHPQYDLFKQWAAAKRPVLEAMLEDRFILFGEWLYARHSVHYRGLPHYFFEFDVYDKEAEAFLDLEQRLILLEGTGVRTVPVVHRGAIGRDELSARIVPSRYDSVFDNPMTGRADDLMEGLYLRTESNGAVTGRAKLVRPEFVERVKRSEHWQHQAMVPNRLAEGADIWS, encoded by the coding sequence ATGGGCAGCTCACGGGACACGTTCGTCAAGTACCCGAGGACGCCCCACCTCTTCGGCTCCCGGGGGACGGACGACGACAGGCACATGGGGGAGGCGGAGTCGCTCCGGTTCCTCGCGGACGAGTCGCTGATCGTCGAGGAGAAGCTGGACGGCACGAACGTGGGCATCCATTTCTCGGGCGGCGGGGAACTCGTCCTCCAGTGTCGCGGGCACCTGATCGCGGAGGGGATGCACCCGCAGTACGACCTCTTCAAGCAGTGGGCCGCCGCGAAGCGGCCCGTGCTGGAGGCGATGCTGGAGGACCGGTTCATCCTCTTCGGCGAATGGCTCTACGCGAGGCACTCGGTCCACTACCGCGGGCTGCCGCATTACTTCTTCGAGTTCGACGTCTACGACAAGGAGGCGGAGGCCTTCCTGGACCTGGAGCAGCGGCTCATCCTGCTGGAAGGCACCGGCGTGCGGACGGTGCCGGTGGTCCACAGGGGGGCGATCGGACGCGACGAGCTCTCGGCACGGATCGTCCCCTCGCGGTATGACAGCGTGTTCGACAACCCGATGACCGGGCGCGCGGACGACCTCATGGAAGGGCTGTACCTGCGGACCGAATCGAACGGCGCCGTGACCGGCCGGGCCAAGCTCGTGCGGCCGGAGTTCGTCGAAAGGGTCAAGCGGAGCGAGCACTGGCAGCACCAGGCGATGGTCCCGAATCGCCTGGCCGAGGGGGCGGACATCTGGTCATGA
- a CDS encoding AAA family ATPase: MSWDDLNNAEPDEVLAWAEAQPWAVAMASCQQDASWHAEGDVWTHTKMACAQLTGLDEWPDLTGRDRTVLLFTALFHDFGKPLTSHVNPTTGRITSPKHALKGEHLARNILRELGCDLETREQIARLVRFHGRPAFLLEKPEPDVEVVSLSWLVRNRLLYLFALADTRGRITAEMGRPEESLHVWRLVAEENGCLDRPYPFDSDHARFVFYRQERPNLHYAPHEAFRGAVTMLSGLPGAGKDAWIAANAPGMPVVSLDELRRDLEIEPDDDQGEVIQAGRERCREHLRAGRPFVFNATNLLRQTRRRWIDLFDDYGARIEIVYIEPPLSVILKQNTRRVRPVPERVIRRLAEKCEPPTLTEAHGLVMVTGREGSA, from the coding sequence ATGAGCTGGGACGACCTGAACAACGCGGAGCCAGACGAGGTCCTGGCCTGGGCCGAGGCCCAGCCCTGGGCGGTCGCGATGGCGTCCTGCCAGCAGGATGCGAGCTGGCACGCCGAGGGGGACGTCTGGACCCACACGAAAATGGCCTGCGCCCAGCTCACGGGACTCGACGAGTGGCCCGACCTGACGGGCCGCGACCGTACCGTGCTCCTGTTCACGGCCCTCTTCCACGATTTCGGCAAGCCCCTCACCTCGCACGTCAATCCAACCACCGGGCGGATCACCTCGCCGAAGCACGCCCTGAAGGGCGAACATCTCGCAAGGAACATCCTGCGGGAGCTCGGCTGCGACCTGGAGACGCGGGAACAGATTGCCCGGCTCGTCCGCTTCCACGGCCGGCCGGCGTTCCTCCTCGAGAAGCCGGAGCCGGACGTCGAGGTCGTCTCCCTCTCCTGGCTCGTCCGCAATCGCCTGCTCTACCTCTTCGCCCTGGCCGACACCCGGGGCCGGATCACGGCGGAAATGGGCCGGCCCGAGGAGAGCCTTCATGTCTGGCGGCTCGTCGCCGAGGAGAACGGCTGCCTCGACCGGCCCTATCCCTTCGATAGCGACCACGCGCGGTTCGTATTCTACCGGCAGGAACGCCCGAATCTTCACTACGCGCCCCACGAGGCCTTCCGAGGCGCGGTGACGATGCTCTCCGGGCTCCCCGGCGCCGGCAAGGACGCGTGGATCGCCGCGAATGCACCCGGCATGCCGGTCGTCTCGCTCGATGAGCTCCGTCGCGATCTCGAGATCGAGCCGGACGACGATCAGGGCGAGGTGATCCAGGCGGGACGCGAGCGATGCCGGGAGCACCTGCGGGCGGGCCGGCCGTTCGTATTCAACGCCACGAACCTCCTCCGCCAGACGCGCCGGAGATGGATCGACCTCTTCGACGACTACGGCGCCCGGATCGAGATCGTCTACATCGAGCCGCCGCTGTCGGTCATCCTGAAGCAGAACACGCGGAGGGTTCGCCCCGTGCCCGAGCGGGTCATTCGCAGGCTCGCCGAGAAGTGCGAACCGCCGACGCTCACGGAAGCGCACGGGCTTGTCATGGTGACTGGCCGGGAGGGTTCGGCATGA